A genomic stretch from Frigoribacterium sp. PvP032 includes:
- a CDS encoding triose-phosphate isomerase family protein — translation MLVGISTKAYLSRARTLGWLAELADLARDHVAVRSGAVELVVAPSTPLLEAAVRLLDGTGVAIMAQDVSRFAGGAVTGEDVASLLADLGVTYVEVGHAERRRLLGETDAVVAEKVLRSREAGLVPWLCVGEETRVGPVEAAASCLAQVAAAAGDGPLVVAHEPVWAIGAAKPAPADHVVGVAKTLRAGLPEGVAGARLVYGGSAGPGLLAATAPAVDGLFLGRRAHDVAGVASVLDEALAASLRSSRITGQRAS, via the coding sequence GTGCTCGTCGGGATCAGCACCAAGGCGTACCTCTCGAGGGCGCGCACCCTCGGGTGGTTGGCGGAGCTGGCCGACCTGGCCAGGGACCACGTGGCGGTGCGCAGCGGTGCGGTCGAGCTCGTCGTGGCCCCCTCGACGCCGCTGCTCGAGGCGGCGGTCCGGCTGCTGGACGGGACGGGCGTCGCGATCATGGCGCAGGACGTCAGCCGCTTCGCCGGAGGCGCGGTGACCGGCGAGGACGTCGCGTCGCTCCTCGCAGACCTGGGCGTCACGTACGTCGAGGTCGGCCATGCCGAGCGTCGCAGGCTGCTCGGCGAGACGGACGCGGTGGTCGCGGAGAAGGTCCTGCGCAGCCGGGAGGCGGGGCTCGTGCCGTGGCTCTGCGTGGGGGAGGAGACACGGGTCGGCCCCGTGGAGGCCGCGGCGTCGTGCCTGGCCCAGGTCGCCGCCGCCGCGGGCGACGGGCCGCTCGTCGTGGCCCACGAGCCCGTCTGGGCCATCGGGGCGGCGAAGCCGGCACCCGCCGACCACGTCGTGGGAGTCGCGAAGACGCTCAGGGCGGGACTGCCCGAGGGAGTCGCCGGTGCGCGGCTCGTCTACGGGGGCAGCGCCGGGCCGGGACTGCTGGCGGCGACGGCGCCGGCTGTCGACGGGCTCTTCCTCGGGAGGCGTGCCCACGACGTCGCCGGGGTGGCGAGCGTCCTCGACGAGGCGCTCGCCGCCTCCCTTCGTTCCTCACGCATCACGGGACAGCGGGCGTCATGA
- a CDS encoding GntR family transcriptional regulator — protein sequence MPATDGQRRPKRVSLSDGVYDELLRRLFDDTLPPGTPLNIDALARDLDVSQTPIREALARLESTGLVTRAALRGYRAAPLLTGAELDDLMHARGVIEPAVARLAAPRRTDAFISALDETVTRLAEAPKGPTFAEYHAYWEADETFHELIAQQAANPFLHRAFESLGGQAQRFRMFGGLGVSDADHAIREHRAVRDALDSGDPDAAGTAMQAHVDAVRGRAAAEA from the coding sequence ATGCCAGCCACCGACGGACAGCGCCGACCGAAGCGGGTGTCCTTGTCGGACGGTGTCTACGACGAGCTGCTCCGCAGGCTCTTCGACGACACGCTGCCCCCGGGGACGCCGCTCAACATCGACGCCCTGGCTCGCGACCTCGACGTGTCGCAGACGCCGATCCGGGAGGCGCTGGCGCGACTCGAGTCGACCGGTCTCGTCACCCGAGCTGCCCTGCGGGGCTACCGGGCGGCTCCGCTGCTGACCGGCGCCGAGCTCGACGATCTCATGCACGCGCGCGGCGTCATCGAGCCCGCGGTCGCACGGCTCGCCGCTCCCCGGCGCACTGACGCCTTCATCTCGGCCCTCGACGAGACCGTGACCCGTCTCGCCGAGGCGCCGAAGGGGCCGACCTTCGCCGAGTACCACGCCTACTGGGAGGCCGACGAGACCTTCCACGAGCTGATCGCGCAGCAGGCCGCGAACCCGTTCCTGCACCGCGCGTTCGAGTCGCTCGGCGGGCAGGCGCAGCGGTTCCGGATGTTCGGCGGGCTGGGCGTCAGCGACGCCGACCACGCGATCCGCGAGCACCGGGCAGTGCGCGACGCGCTCGACTCGGGCGACCCGGACGCAGCGGGGACGGCCATGCAGGCCCACGTCGACGCGGTGCGCGGGCGGGCCGCCGCCGAGGCGTGA
- a CDS encoding phosphogluconate dehydrogenase C-terminal domain-containing protein, protein MTDTLDTTSPSITYADGQGSPDVTVAVIGAGGKMGQRVSNNLAKSAYTTLYSEASPAGVELIESLGRTVTPTDAAVADADVVILAVPDVVLGKVSEQVVPAMKSGAVILTLDPAAAYAGLLAVREDIHYAVAHPCHPSVFLERTTKEEWADTFGGVAAPQEVVAALEGVDEDSPVRELATQVISTIYAPVIAVHYVTVKQLAVLEPTLVETMACMIGAFLKEALEETVDGVGVPYEAARAMLYGHTWIALTNGLRGSNPFSDACHIAMDYGRESIIKDDWKKIFDDSQLDSVIARMLKIDAVRR, encoded by the coding sequence ATGACTGACACCCTCGACACCACCAGCCCGAGCATCACGTACGCCGACGGCCAGGGCTCGCCCGACGTGACGGTCGCCGTCATCGGCGCCGGCGGCAAGATGGGCCAGCGCGTCTCGAACAACCTCGCCAAGAGCGCCTACACGACCCTCTACAGCGAGGCGTCGCCCGCCGGCGTCGAGCTGATCGAGTCGCTCGGCCGCACGGTCACCCCCACGGACGCCGCAGTCGCCGACGCCGACGTCGTCATCCTCGCCGTGCCCGACGTGGTGCTCGGCAAGGTCTCCGAGCAGGTCGTGCCGGCCATGAAGAGCGGCGCGGTCATCCTCACCCTCGACCCGGCCGCCGCCTACGCCGGCCTCCTCGCCGTGCGCGAGGACATCCACTACGCGGTCGCGCACCCGTGCCACCCGTCGGTGTTCCTCGAGCGCACCACGAAGGAGGAGTGGGCCGACACGTTCGGCGGCGTCGCGGCACCGCAGGAGGTCGTCGCGGCCCTCGAGGGAGTGGACGAGGACTCGCCCGTCCGCGAGCTCGCCACCCAGGTCATCTCGACGATCTACGCCCCCGTCATCGCCGTGCACTACGTCACGGTGAAGCAGCTCGCCGTCCTCGAGCCGACCCTCGTCGAGACGATGGCCTGCATGATCGGCGCGTTCCTGAAGGAGGCCCTCGAGGAGACCGTCGACGGCGTCGGCGTCCCCTACGAGGCTGCCCGAGCGATGCTCTACGGCCACACCTGGATCGCGCTGACCAACGGCCTTCGCGGCTCGAACCCGTTCAGCGACGCCTGCCACATCGCCATGGACTACGGCCGCGAGTCGATCATCAAGGACGACTGGAAGAAGATCTTCGACGACAGCCAGCTCGACAGCGTCATCGCGCGCATGCTGAAGATCGACGCCGTCCGCCGCTAG